In the Salvia splendens isolate huo1 chromosome 16, SspV2, whole genome shotgun sequence genome, TTTTATTGTTCTCTTGTCCATAATTTTTCTGGCAGAACAGGGATTACGAAGCAAAATTGAGATTCACATGAATCAAGATGGAGCTTCTCTGGGACATTTAAATGAAACAActgttatattttgattttacttgaaACGTCGGGCTTCGGATTTAACATCCTGTTATTGGCATTCAGTACTGGCATTCGCTTTGGGGCCTATTGTTCTCATCCAGAATGACTGACTTACAAGTGGATGGTTTGTACCTCAGCTAAAGTTGACAAGCAACACAAAGACACAGGTTCAGTTTTTTATCGCTTGTTAGATTTTACGTGAACTGCTATTCTGACTTATTTACTTTCTTTCCCAAACATTAAAAGCCTGCCATCTTGTTTGCCTTCTTTCATGAAGTGAAATTTGACTGTGGTCTTTGTTTACTGATTATATTCATTCTTTAATCAACTTTCTGTTCATGTGATCAAACTATAACTTAAGGCTTAGTCAGTGACCTTGAACTCATGACAACCATACGATCATGATCATTATCAAGTACTAACAAAGTTAAGTAAGTAGAAATATATTTCTATGACAACTATACAATCATGATTATTATCAATGCATTATATATAGAACCTGATATAATGGTTTAGGCTTAAAGCAATAACATGGTATGTTCTTACTTATATGCTGAATGTGTAGTTCTGTGGCATACTGACATATGAAATTAGTTGTACAAACATGCAGTGTTTCCTTGATCAGATATTCAAATTGCCTAATTTAGGTGTGTGTAGCCAACTATGCCTTGCATGTCAATCGGTTGGACATATATGCATGAAGTGCCATATACCATCTGAAGCTGTCTAATTATACTGTGAACATGTTCTCATCCATTTGTCCGTGATTGATTAGGTGCATATAAATGCATAAACTATGTATAGGAGTTTGGAAACTGGCTTGACCTGTCACGTTTTTCAACCTAGAGGCTAGAGTACAAAGCACCATACAGTTTGTCCAGTCGCATCTTTAGCATAAATAGTCTGCCATTAGATGAACATGACCGATCAGCAGCATACTGAAGCCTCTGGAACAATACCCACAGAAAATACAGCTGAAAGAACAATTTTAGATGTCATTCATCcattttatggagtatatacTAATCCGAGGCACTGTAGTCTAATTGTTCAGCAATAAAATGTAGTATCAAAATGGATTCACCTCCCACTACACCTTTATATGTTTTTCTTCATTGGTTCACATCTGTGATTGCTAGATTGCTAGTTTATTCTTCCCGGGTTCACTCTTTATGTTGAAACTCGTTTTATGGGCAAGGCTGCCGCTCTTTTGCTTGTAACTAGAGATTAAGTCTATATTGGTTCTAATTTGTAAGACTATTTGAGTATAAAACCTCGACTCATCCATGTCATGTTGCAGAAAATATACCCTTGGTATGGCCACACCCTTGGACGATGACACGTCTGCTGAAGGCATTCCACCTATTCATACTCCGTCATTTGAATAATGGATTCCAACCAAATTTCTGTATTCAAAGTTTTGGGGTTGGTTGGAAGCTCTTTCCTCGTTTACCAATTATGCTTTTCTTTTCAATTGTTGTCCTTGTCTTGTTCTGCCTACCTTAACTTCTGCTTGCATGCAGAAACAGACAATTCATTTTGCTTACTAAACTTCCTTTGGAAATTAACTGAGtttgtgtgttgatttattAAGTTAGGAGGAAAGTTGGAAGTGGGACATTTGGAGGGTGGTCTTGCACTAAGATTGGCACTTAGAAATTTGAGTTTTTTTGTTGGTAGTTTACGTGCAAACAATTGAGTGAAATAACTGTTGATGAATTGTGATGTGCTCTTATTATTGAGGTAGGGTAGATGGGGTGGGGGGACCTTTCCTCCATTAGAGTAGTCACTTTTTCTGCATAGTCTAAGTTAATTGAACATGAATATCACACATTATCATATGCTTCTTCTCGGAATGAGCATTCGCCGGCGACGGctataataatattatgtaaaTATAGTACTTatataaaaagttttttttttgggggggttttcaattttttatgtgCCTTTTGGTTTTTcaatttggtttgaatttaGTGAAGAGGGCAACTCTACAATAAAGAAACTTGAGGTATTGATCTTCCTAAATTCCATATTTTCTTATATTCCTTTTTTATGAGTCCTTGATGCCACATTATTTGAGCTTGGGTTAATTAGCAATTGTTCCAAAGTGATTTTGATGTGATGTTGAGTTGATGTACACGTATAAAGTTTTGGTGATATGAATGAATAGTGACATAATTGTGTACTAATGTGACTATGTGAAAGGTATAAACGACATCGTTTCGATATaaagaaactaaaaaaatagACGTGACAGTTGCAAAATTTTGAAGTTGTCTTAAGAGTCATTTatcattcaaattttgaaaaacgCAAGACACTAGAAATTACATTATCGACAATTAACCTGTTAAACTAATATCTAATTCACTTGTTTTCTCCCCAATCATAAACATCCTCATTAAACTTtatcattaaaaattaaataagaaaataatttgaaaaagtCGGATTAATGGTTActaattactactataattttctaTTACATTAGATATAACAAAATCATATGATATCAATCTCATTTTAAAGCTTTTGGCATTGTATCCCATCCCCTAAATTGGAGTAGGGTTTATTGACCTACATAGTCTAATTTAATGGCAGAATTTTATGTCATATGTAGTCTTTAGATATTCAGTCTTCTATGTCATATGAAAGATCCACATCATGATTCTGCACCCAAAGAATAACAAATATTCCTTGTTCAAACTTTCAAAAACTTGACCTAAAACAAGCACTATAAAAGCATGTCACCATTCATCatatttccacacaaaaaaggAAGGCATTCCATCTCATTTCATTAAGCCTCTTTCTTATACTCTTCAATTAGAGTTTAGTACCAACGAATTTATCGACATTATCGAAAATGAATCGTTTTATCACAATTTGGGCTGTGATTGTTGTTGCTCTTGTCATCTCACCCCATGCCATGCAGGCTAGGAATCTCCTAGCCATGGAGAAGATTCCGGAAAGTTCTTCATCGTCATTGGCGCCAACGGTTACCTCTAAAGCCCTGGCGGAGGAGCTCTTCGGGCGCTACCCAACTCGGTCGCAGCTCGTCGGTGGTGTGGATCGTCGGAGTTTAACGGTGTCAAACCCTAGTCCTGACATTGGTCACTAAATGGTTTGAGATATTATGTTGATCACTAAATTAAAAGGACTTGTTTAGGTgctttcaaattaaatttatgaaGTTTGTTAAATGTTTTGTATGCTTTTAAGCAATAGGATTTCAATTATATACATGTAACAGTCTCTATACATTGGCCATGCTATAAAGAGTTCGGCTTTTTCATTTACTTTTGGTAACGTAATTTATGTTGTTTTCTTGaaattactactattactatCATTTTGAGAGTGACATATATTAAGACACGGGCTAGCCCGACCCGTTGGAGAGCTTTTATAGTTGAAATGGGCCTTAATTTCTTCTCAAATTAAGTTGGGCCCAGTTTGATTTTTATCCCTACATATGGCCCACTACTTTCTCAACTGAAAAATTAACAGTCAATTGTTTTTTACTAtattagttagttaattattgCTCTAATCAACTattttaatctaattaattattatttaaagaaTTTacgtatttttttctttttaatcagAATCATAATACCTCACTAATCAAGTGAGATTGTAATTAATTGTTAATTTAATTTGACAGCACACGGTTAGTTAGAGATCAAAACATATTAATTGAGACTAGAAACTAGTAACACACTAAATGCGTTAAATGTACAAGACAATTTTTTAAGGCAAATATAAAAAGTCaattttaaacaattaattataattaaacgaaaaatatttaaaaagtaaGAGTTCACATGCACGCCTTCATATGAGAATTACATGAAACAAAACAGCAACCACTTacattaaaatccatgtcaAACCTCCAtcaaatctaatttttttaatggatGGGGTATATATAACTTCCACCTTTTAGATTATTCACCATTTGCCACAATATAACTTTCAAACAAATTACCAAACCCCTTAATCAACAAGTTTACCTATCATACAAACAAAGTACTACAAATATACACTTAGCATCATTCTCTACTAACCAACCTATTAACAAAATTGTAAAGCCCTAACAAAAGCAGATctctttcaacaaaaaaaactacCCTAAAATAAAGCCAATGTTTCATCATCCCTGGCAAGATCAACACAGATAAACTTGGCACTGGACAATAGTCTTGCCGATCTTGAATCCGGGCACGACGCTCAATGCCACGAGAGGCTCCGGCTGCAACCGAGCATCATCGCCCAAGCTCTCCATGTAGACCTCCGAGAATCGGTCCCCCTTCTTCGCTTGGAAGGTGGAGACCCCCGACTCGAAAGATAGAGCCAAGTGGCGTAGGAGCCAGACGCGCTTTGCCATCTCACAGAATGCCGAGAAGAAGGGCGTCTCCAGCGGCTCACTAGACGCTATAGACTCTAAGCTGCCGAAGAGAGAGGCTTCCATCTTCGGGTGCACGACTCTCAAGTACTTTGCATGACAGAATGATGCAAACGGAGATTTAGGCTTTGCGGATATCAGCTCGATGTATCTGTTGAGGAATAAGACGTGCCTCTTGTCCCTCTCCGGCATTGCCTTCTCCGAGGAGAAATCGGGGCAGTTGAAGCCATCGAACATTTGTTTGCACACGAAGGACTCGAACACGAAGCACTTATGGCTCGGGTTCCTGAAACAGGTGCCCGGCTCAATGGAGTCGGCCGCAGCATCCAAATCCCAGCCAGCGGATCCCATCTCTTTGATCAAAAGTTGCACGAAGCTTCGGATAGATTTCAGCGTCTGCCTGTGGTAGGACAGGAAGTCTGCAGCCCTCGTGTCGGGGATGACAAACTGCCAGCTCGAGCTCAGCCTCTTCTCGAGCAACATGTTAGCCTTATTGGCATCCAATAGTTTCCCTCTGAGAGAGGCGGCCTCCGCTTCTTTGAGTTGGAGCTGAGACTCGAGCTTCTTGGCAGTGACCTCGTAGATCCTAAGAGAACTCTTCCGCTCTTGAATCTCAGATAAAAGCAACGTGGTGGCCGGGGACGCCTCATTCAGCTGTTTCGTCAAGTAAGCCTGCTTCAGCTCGGAGAGGTACTTCAGCTGTGATACAACCATCCTGTCTGCAGCTTGAATCCCATCAGCGTCGTGAGGAGATTGAGCAAATTGCATCTCCGCATACGCGGCTTTAACCGCAGTAACTGAAGCAAACAGTTTCGAGAGGAAAGCCTCTTGGACCATCCCGTCATCCTGCAGGAGCTCCTCTTCGTCTTTGTCAACGTGCTTGAAATGATCTTTCAGAATACCATCATCGTCCGGAGCTACACCTGTGACCACACGAATATGTAGAGCCTTGACAATGGCGCGCGCCAATCCACTCTTGCTCGGTGTGACCACAGAGCGTTTCACCGAATCCATCTGAATCAACAAATAAGGAAAGCAGATCAAGTATTCAGAGATGATATTTTACCACAATAATCATTCACAGTGATCATGTCTCATAACAAATATAAGGGAGACGACAATGAATTTGGCTAAAAGATTAGGTAAAGTGAATTTGGCATAAGGCATAGAAAACTCATTTCCCAACTAGACAAAGTTCTGCAAATCATTACTAAACAAATGAATAATTCAAAAGTTAGgtaaaaactaatactttatTAGGGCATACAATGTTTTTGATCCCATAAATAAAAACACCCTCAAATGCAAGTGGAATGATATTTTTGGTTGTATTTGCCAGACAGCAAGAAGTAGCAATACGAACAAAATCTGGAATAAAAAAGTAGAGCAAGAACATGTGATGGAGACAGAAAATTTCCTAAGCAATAAACTAGTTTTGAAGCAATTCGCGATATATACTTTATTCCAAGAAGGCGTCCGTCCCCACAAGGCTCAAAATAGGTATGTCTCAAACTCAAACACACCTTGTTGTCTGTTGGTAACAACCAACAGGGTGGAAACAGTTAGAAATTCCTAAGATACATTCATTCTTGATGATTATTCCAATTGTGCCAATAATCCATGAGCCAACCAACCACATCGGAAAATCAGAAACTACTCAGAAAATCACAAATTTATGCACAGGCTGTATGCACCTTGCATTAGCAAGGATGGTGCCTACTTAGCAACAGCCTAAAACGAACGAAGAACATAAACATGCACGAATCAGATAGATAAGTCTACCAACAACACACAAAAGAGGCAGAAAAACGGACAACATTGACATATACTGATCAACTTGGCATATACGATAAAGTGCTATCATCGTATTAAATATGAATCTTATATTGAAAACGGAAGGGGGAGTTTAAAGAGGCAAAAAATCTTCATCCCTCTATATCTCACACCACCTAAATGAAAATCTTTCATAGATTCAACAAGCTATATATGTCTGTACACAAATCTAGTGTTTAATGAGTGAAGTACTAATCCAAATGCTAGAGATCCAATCCACCTAACAGGCTAACACCATTAAGTAGACAAGGAAAACAACTCCATCTATTAGGTAACAACCATTTGGGACCAAATAAATATGATTCTGTCAGAGCCATCCACGGCTCACTAGTTCCCGGTTCACCCTAGCACACCGGTGGACCCGGGATTAGTGACAATCACTATATAGAAAGATGCACAACAGCACAATTATCATGATCTAGTCATGGTTCATAGCAGTGAAGTTTTGAAAAATGCACACATCAACCAACGGATAAAATAAAACCACAGTCAATAAAAGTAGTTTTCATCCCTGCAAATTTAATCTGGACCCCACATTCATGATTAAACAAATAAGCAATCATTCTTGGATACGTGGCAGTCACGTGACAACACCCTCCCAAGGGTTTTGCATACAAAAAATCACCCTGATCCTCTACAACAGTACAAAGGTAAAAAAACAAgaaggtaaaaaaaaataagcaaagatttgatttttaccAACACCCAAAAGTTAATCTCGCCTCCCCAGAAATCTTCAACCTAGTGAAGCTGTGGATTTGGGCTTTTCTATCGACGGAGGCGCTAAACACAAGAAGCTCTT is a window encoding:
- the LOC121770430 gene encoding protein GRAVITROPIC IN THE LIGHT 1-like, with amino-acid sequence MDSVKRSVVTPSKSGLARAIVKALHIRVVTGVAPDDDGILKDHFKHVDKDEEELLQDDGMVQEAFLSKLFASVTAVKAAYAEMQFAQSPHDADGIQAADRMVVSQLKYLSELKQAYLTKQLNEASPATTLLLSEIQERKSSLRIYEVTAKKLESQLQLKEAEAASLRGKLLDANKANMLLEKRLSSSWQFVIPDTRAADFLSYHRQTLKSIRSFVQLLIKEMGSAGWDLDAAADSIEPGTCFRNPSHKCFVFESFVCKQMFDGFNCPDFSSEKAMPERDKRHVLFLNRYIELISAKPKSPFASFCHAKYLRVVHPKMEASLFGSLESIASSEPLETPFFSAFCEMAKRVWLLRHLALSFESGVSTFQAKKGDRFSEVYMESLGDDARLQPEPLVALSVVPGFKIGKTIVQCQVYLC